A window of Lagenorhynchus albirostris chromosome 11, mLagAlb1.1, whole genome shotgun sequence contains these coding sequences:
- the LOC132529532 gene encoding keratin, type II cytoskeletal 5, producing MSRQSSVSFRSGGNRSFSTASAITPSVSRTSFTSVSRSGGGGGGGGFGRVSLGGAYGTGGYGSRSLYNLGGSKRISISSSGGGFRNRGCATGAGGGYGFGGGAGGGFGFGGGAGGGFGLGGGAGFGGGYGGSGFSVCPPGGIQEVTINQSLLTPLNLQIDPNIQRVRTEEREQIKTLNNRFASFIDKVRFLEQQNKVLETKWALLQEQSTKTVRQNLEPLFEQYTNNLRRQLDGILGERGRLDSELRNMQDLVEDFKNKYEDEINKRTTAENEFVMLKKDVDAAYMNKVELEAKVEALMDEINFLKMFFEAELSQIQTHISDTSVVLSMDNNRCLDLDSIIAEVKAQYEEIANRSRTEAESWYQTKYEELQLTAGRHGDDLRNTKQEISEMNRMIQRMRSDIDNVKKQCSNLQNAVADAEQRGELALKDARNKLSGLEDALQKAKQDMARLLKDYQELMNTKLALDVEIATYRKLLEGEECRLSEGIGPVNISFVTNTVSSAYGGGGSFGSGLGGGLGSGLGGGSSGFYSSSSGGAGLGSGLGVGGSSFSAGSGRSLGFGSGGGSSSNVKFVSTTSSSRKSFKS from the exons ATGTCTCGCCAGTCGAGTGTGTCCTTCCGGAGCGGGGGCAACCGTAGCTTCAGCACCGCCTCTGCCATCACCCCGTCTGTCTCCCGCACCAGTTTCACCTCCGTGTCCCggtccgggggtgggggtggaggtggcggCTTTGGCAGGGTCAGCCTTGGGGGTGCTTACGGCACGGGCGGCTATGGCAGCCGGAGCCTCTACAACCTGGGGGGCTCCAAGAGGATCTCCATCAGCAGTAGCGGCGGTGGCTTCAGGAACCGAGGTTGTGCCACCGGTGCCGGAGGCGGCTATGGCTTTGGAGGTGGAGCCGGGGGTGGATTTGGTTTTGGCGGTGGAGCTGGTGGTGGCTTTGGGCTCGGTGGTGGAGCTGGCTTTGGTGGGGGATATGGGGGCTCTGGCTTCTCCGTCTGCCCCCCTGGAGGCATCCAAGAGGTCACCATCAACCAGAGTCTCCTGACTCCCCTCAACCTGCAAATCGACCCCAACATCCAGCGGGTCAGGACCGAGGAGCGGGAGCAGATCAAGACCCTCAACAACAGGTTCGCCTCCTTCATCGACAAG GTGCGGTTCCTGGAGCAGCAGAACAAGGTCCTGGAAACCAAGTGGGCTCTGCTGCAGGAGCAGAGCACCAAGACCGTGAGGCAGAACCTGGAGCCTTTGTTCGAGCAGTACACCAACAATCTCAGGAGACAGCTGGATGGTATCCTGGGGGAGAGAGGCCGCCTGGACTCAGAGCTGAGAAACATGCAGGACTTGGTGGAAGACTTCAAGAACAA GTATGAAGATGAAATCAACAAGCGGACCACCGCCGAGAATGAGTTTGTGATGCTGAAGAAG gatgtggatgCCGCCTACATGAACAAGGTGGAACTAGAGGCCAAAGTCGAGGCACTGATGGACGAGATCAACTTCTTGAAGATGTTCTTTGAGGCA GAGCTGTCCCAGATACAGACGCACATCTCAGACACGTCTGTGGTCCTGTCCATGGACAACAACCGCTGCCTGGACCTGGACAGCATCATCGCCGAGGTCAAGGCCCAGTACGAGGAGATCGCCAACCGCAGCCGCACAGAAGCCGAGTCCTGGTACCAGACCAAG TACGAGGAGCTGCAGCTGACTGCGGGCCGGCATGGCGACGATCTCCGCAACACCAAGCAAGAGATCTCCGAGATGAACAGGATGATCCAGAGGATGAGATCCGATATTGACAACGTCAAGAAGCAG tGTTCCAACCTGCAGAACGCCGTCGCCGATGCAGAGCAGCGTGGGGAGCTGGCCCTCAAGGACGCCAGGAACAAGCTGTCCGGGCTGGAGGACGCCCTGCAGAAGGCCAAGCAGGACATGGCACGGCTACTGAAGGACTACCAGGAGCTCATGAACACCAAGCTGGCCCTGGACGTGGAGATCGCCACCTACAGGAAGCTGCTGGAGGGCGAGGAGTGCAG ACTGAGTGAAGGAATTGGACCAGTCAACATCT CTTTTGTCACGAACACCGTCTCCTCTGCCTACGGCGGTGGCGGCAGCTTTGGCAGCGGCCTTGGCGGTGGTCTTGGCAGCGGCCTTGGCGGAGGCAGCAGCGGCTTCTACTCCAGCAGCAGCGGGGGCGCCGGCCTAGGCAGTGGGCTCGGTGTGGGGGGCTCCAGCTTCAGTGCGGGCAGTGGCCGAAGCCTGGGCTTTGGCAGTGGCGGGGGCAGCAGCTCCAATGTCAAGTTtgtctccaccacctcctcctcccggAAGAGCTTCAAGAGCTAA